The Solanum pennellii chromosome 11, SPENNV200 sequence cataaaataaagcAGAtggagtaacatatattattcgaatataacataaaaagtactccataaattaacaatttaaaatattttttagaaaacacataaaaaatttagttcaccttttcaaatttcatttgtatCACATGAATTAGAAGGAAAAAAACTAACATACATTGGGTCTGCGCTGACGCGGGCACATGATATCTAGTATATGTAGAATTAAGTTGGAGTGAACCATTTTtgtcccttttaaattattttcattgtgatttagtttattttcttatgtttggacATCTATAATTGATATACTTTTAAGTATTGTGTTTTACGTTTtacttatgatttatatttaaaaatatatttaagaaatttaatatatatatatatctatctatatatatatatatttaaattgcaAATATAGCTTTGTTATGTTTTCAATTATTGACATAACCGATTaactaaagaaaaaacaaatcaaaaagagaaaaaccaaaccaaattttttttagttcgAATTGGGTTACACTTCTTTAAcactaaaaattgaaaactcaAACCGAATAatataaaaaccgaaccgaaaaaTGGCACATCGTACCTCTAAACTACGAAGTATTATaatgtattttctaaattttgagtAACTGTAGGATTGAAAATTTTCCGCCTACCTTAGTTATTTATTGaggaataatatattttacatttttttgttatttttatcaCTAATATTTTCCTCAAATATAAACATTGGAAATTTGTAGCAAGTAAAATAAAGCCTTTTGCTTGTTCGGAAAATAAATTTCTCAGAAactatattattaatattaattatgatgtaagaatttaaatttatactaaacaaaaaatttacttatctcaatgagtaaaaataaaaggcaaacaaaaaatacaaaaaatataaacacgAACGTAATTTTACCAATCTAGTAAAATTTGCAAAATCAAAATTACCAAACTATATAACAGTAACACAAATatacctaattttttttaaaaaaaaaaaaagtgagtaaattttttctatttgtttctCAATCGTATATAactagtattttaattaaggaaaatcaaaaaaaaaattaacacaattttgattatattttagtaaaattatttaaataaatgttaaaaaagaaatcaCAATCAAACTAGGTCACTTTGTTTGTACGCAATGTATTAGGAGTTGTACCGATTAAATCTATAAATACCCAAACCcaaatcttcaatttttgcGGGTTAAAGTTCATCTCTTTCGTTCCTTGCAAAACCCTAACAATGGCGAGACCTCCTCCTCATGTCCCTTGTCCAGATTGCAATGGAGATCCTCCTTGTCATCCTTGTTCCGATTGCGGTAGATGTATTCACAATCAATTTTTGGAATCTGAATTGGAAAAATGGTTTCAGAATCGAGATTTGGAAGATGAATTACATACTTGTGACGATCCAATAGAACTAGAAGATCTTAAGCTTCAGGAACGGAGTAATGTGATTAATTTTGTGAAttcattgttattattgttgttgaatGTTTAGTTTGCTTCGATTTCGTATAACTAAACACTCTAACTCGTCAAGTTATAAGCTGATTAATAATGAGTTGAGTTGTATATATGATTTACCACTTAAGGCCAAGTTTTGAATGttatgtcttcttttttttttcatcatctcGTGTTGTATCTGCATTGGTGctcaactaaataaaaaatcGTTCTAGGCATTGGAGTTCCTCCATACTCGAGGAAATCGAATTCAAGAAGGACGATTGGGcgcaaaaaataaatttttgacatCAATTTACgcaatttcattaaaaaagtaACAACGGATTAACCCTTCGGAGTGGCTCTGTGGTTTGAGCTTGgaacttccatgttggaggtctcaagtttgaaaccCCTTGTCAGCGAAaacaaggggtttgccttctgggtgGTGCGGATTAGTGCTCCTATGTGGTTTCCGTAGACTTTATATTTGTAatcgaaaattaattaaatatatatgtatattaatttgTGAACCCCTAATAAAATAGATTAGATTGACAACAGATTGACTACTATTGAAGAAATTTAGAACTCCCAAATTCTTAATTCTCGCAATATAAATTTTCGAGGTCAATTTCACACAACTTCAttagaaataatcaaataacAGGTTGATTGAGTGTGTTTTCTACtgctttttccttttaatttagattttttattaaatggATGTTGGGTCTAACTCGTATCCCAAAAGCTTTCTCGAAGGGAAGAAAATTGCCTAAGCCATATTAGGATCCTCGGGATCTTGTACTAGTTCTATGGGGGACAtttcttttgtcatttttcaGTCGGAATAACATTTTGACCTGGTTTGTCCCTATCTTTATTCTACAGAAAAATTGAGGCTCAAGACCCAGAAATTGAGCGTCTTGACAGACTAATTGAGTCTCAAGACAGAGAAATTGAGCGTCTTCACAGACAATGGACTCATCTGGTTACCGACTTTGCTAAGAAGGTGCCATTGTGAAATAGACAAGAAGGAGCTTGCTGAAATAATAGCTAAGAGGCCCTGTTCTATGTAAAACGGGAAGCAGCTTCTTGAAATACTTAAGAAGCATTTTCCTGAATGGCGAAATGCAGGAGGCTTCATGGAATCGTAGGAGCACAATGACGTTCATCATCAGGTTCGATCTTCCTCTCAATGTATTGATAACAACATTCATTTGCCTTTCATTTGTTTCCGTTTTGTACAATTTTTGTTATCAAGAGATGTGTCTACTGAGAGGAATTATGTGGTAGTGAGTTATGTTCTCCTTTTAACTGCTAGATAATATGGATAATACATATTATTCATGGTTCGAGAAACAGTCACGTGAGAGCACAAACACGCTAGTATTGATATTGAAACTTGGTGTGCTTAGCGTTGTTTGCTAAATGTGGTGTGTTGGTCAGTTTGATGGTGATGATTCTCTAGTGTCTCTACGATTCTTGCTTACATAGTTGAATTCCATATTGTTCTAACGGTTGTAGACATATCAAGAATACTTGGAGTTTCTTGATATTTGTTGTTTGTAACTTGGTTTAATGCATACCTAGGCCTATCTTTACTTATCCTTTTCTTTTGCTGAATTAACCCTATTACCAATGCCATTTTAAGCATGGTactgattttctttttgttgcaaTTTTTTGAAACAGGTAAGTCGTGGAAACCAAGCCTGCataattcaactattttttCATTGATAGCACATTAGTTAGAGCGTTGAGGTAGCAGTAAGAGTTCTGGAAGAACAATGAATTTACAACTTACTACTAAGTTTACTTCTCTTTGTCACTTGTAAACACTGGTTGTCTTCTTACCAATGGTTAATGcaatctttttgtgtttttctctTTATATGTCGAATTCATTTAGTTAAAATTCTAGCTCTTATCACTGGGTTGCAATAGCATAAACAGTCGTGGATGTTTGCTTCATGTCTTTGGCCCCTGGACTCTCTGGTCATGATCGTAGAATGCACGTAAacctaagaaaataattatgtacTATACCAAGAAAAGATCAacattaacaaacaaaaaactgCAGTTGAATCCTTAATGTTAttaccaacaacaacaatgcaGCTAATATAATGAGAAAACAATCTTCAATTTGAATTAAGCGTTCGTGCCAGACGCTTAACATCAATTAACCTTATGCCTCTTCGCGATCTACCTGAATATCAGTTAAAATTCAGCGCGATAGAAAGACAAcgaatcaaaaaaaaaaaaaaaagacatgaaaaaagTTTGTGTTAGAAACTTACTCTCTGTATTCACATTGTCCTTAGTCCCAATTTCTTGATTGTTACTTGAAAAAGAATTCAATAATCTAGCAAGATGTCTTATCTGATATAATGGCATAGTGTTTTGAATTCTCTGTACTTTATAACTCCTTTCTTCAACTCCTATTcaatcacaaaagaaaaaaaaatgaatcttttcaaaaaaggtaaaaaagacGACAACCTATGCTGGTATCAAGTGGAATAGTCGAGGTGTAAACAAGTAGGTCCAGACACCACCTAACCAAAAATTTACTTATACTTTATATCGCCTCAAACTCTCCAAAGTGTTGTGTTGTATTTGAAGAAGGATCgacaacatttttgaagagtttgagTAAAGTAACCATTATAATAGTAGAGGCGCGCCCTCAACACCACTATTATAGTATAAGTTCATATGtctaaattatacaaaatataccTTTGTGCAATGTACTTGATGCATCTTCTTGTGATTTATATAATTCAGGATGAAATGTAACATCAGATAACTGAACCCCAAGTTCAGAAACAGGAACAGTTGCTTGATTTTCGTCTTCATTAGAGTACCCTGCAACGACCAGAGATGAACCCAGGATTTTAAAGTAACGTATTAATAATAGAGTGAATTTCATAACACGAATACCTGCACTAGTAGTACTGTCACAGTTTTGACAAATTGAAGATGAAGAATTGTTCAAAACTTTTTGTCTTCTCAATTGATAGTTTCTTCGACGTCTAGCTAAGTGTTTTTCCCTCTCCTCATTGCTCATTGTTTGTCTTCTCAATCTATCGCGTATTCTACGAcgttctctctctttttctttctgtGCATTCCTCCAGTTCTTTACTACATGCCATTCTTTAGACTCTTCAGTAGCCATTGAACCAAATATTCTTCAAGTTTCTGATCCCGTCTTGCAACACAAATGTTCTGTAGTTTGTACGATTTAATTTAAACCAAATTGACaataacaaacaaacaaacaacatACCAGTGTAATCTCATACGTGGAGTCTGGGGAGGGCAAAGTGTATGCACTATACCGACTGAATCACTCTTTTTTACTCTAATTTCATTTTAGATGTAAAATGAAACGCAAATTATATGTTGGCGTGTAGCACTATGAATCAACATTTATAATAGACCTTCGATGATCAATAATAagcttcaaataaaataaacccTATATAAAAGATGCAAATATCAATACACAATCATAACATCGAATGAGaatcgaaaaaaaaaattatctcagGTTCTTAATAACCCATAACATACAAATCTTCATCcattaaaaaacaaagaaaaaaattgatttaatttcaCCATAATcacgaaaattataaaaaaggaaaacactagttgtttatttgaaaaaaatcccacaaaaatgaaaaattaaaaaaattaattcactgAAAAACCTACCTCTGTTGATGGTGACTGAGGGGAAGAATTTGTAATTTCAGATTCAAAGAATAGAAAATTgagctgttttttttttcaatagagaaaataaaaatgaaatctttTAAATGTTCTTTTTGGTAATTAGTTAAATGTTTGTAGtttttacaaattataatttGCCACCTGTACATAAAAGGAAGgaaaaaagattttaacaaaaattattttagaaatttaggGATATGTTTGATCCATTTGGCTTTAATTACTCGGTCCTCATCCAAATTTTGGATTTAGTAAAATTACTATACCACAAAAGTTAAAGACATGAATCTTCATTGATCGTGTTGCTTTATTCAAATACGAGctaagtatttaaaaaatgtataaagttcttcatatttctttttgacGTATGAAGCTTGACTTCGATTCACGTTATATGCAGACCTTTAACCTTACTATATTCAATTTTTCTCATAGCAATTAGTTGAGAACTAAAGATTTGATAGGAAGGATACTTCACCTTTAACCTTACTACATTCAATTTTTCTCATAGCAATTAGTTGAGAACTAAAGATTTGATAGGAAGGACACGAAGTATCGTATTATTTATTCCATTCATGCCTTTAAATGGTTGTACATAAGCTTCGGTTAACCAAATATGAACCCGTGCATAACAAAAATgtacaactaaaaaaaaaagcattcaAATACAAAGGGAAATGACAATAACCAAATGGAGTCTATTTCAAACTCACAGTATTCCTCCCTATGGTAGCATGTAGAAACCTAAACATTCCATACTCCAAGCTCTGTATATATGAAACGAAAAGTTTTGAAGATGAAACGACGAGATCATAGGGCAAAAAATGTCATCTCCAGGCAGAAGAAGTTGCTAAAGCTCTATTTTTCCATCCAAGATAGAGTGCTCCTTCGCTTTCTGCATACCGATAATTGGGGTTGTACTCTTTCAACATGTGCTTGATGGTCTCACCAACTGATGGACTCATTTGACATTGAGTAAATCCAGCCATCATAAGTCTTAACCTCCATTTTCCGAAAAGTTCATGTCTTTCCACTCTGTCAGCTCCCTCACATGCTATTATGTTCACAACATCTCGTGCCACACAATGCTCCTCTGCACTGATCCTCTCCTTGTCATCCCTAGGACGAGCTGCATCAATTGACTCGAACATTGCTGTATAGTAATCAAGAGTTTCACGGAACCTTGGAAGGAAAGGGGCGGTGTTGGTGTTTGATTCTTGTTCAACTAAGGTCACAATTTTGGGGGATAAACTCTTAACTAGTCTTAATAAGCGGTCACGATGATTGATAGTACTTACACTCTCGTCTGGCATGTGGTGCAGCATATAAGGGAAGTTTACTGCCAGAGCTTCTCCATGTTTAACCCGAAGATTCTCTAGTTGGACCTCACAGCCTGATAGTGCAGCACCATGGAATTCAAAAGGCACTCCACATGATTTGGCAACTTCTGCTAGCCTTTCGCCTACTAGCTGAAGTCCTCCACCCCGAGCATAAGCTGATTCCTCATCATCAACACCTGTGATGCGGACAAATGGGGGTCCACCAGGACGATGAGCAAGATCGTGGAGGAGGAACATCCATTGACTTCCCTGTGCAATCTGAAAATCAATGATATGGATTCTGTTTTCATTCATCATGGCTTCCCTGATGATGACATTCGCAGACATATAAGCAAATTTGTAGTATGGACACATGTTAAAGATGACTTGCATGTAAGACAATAATTCCGAGCCAGTTGGTTCTTTGcacttcaattttttatatatgatgCTTCCTGACGATAGTAGTCGTGCTCTAATCCCTTCCAACACGTATGCTCCCAACCGTTCCATCGGTTCCCCAGACACAGACACCCGTTGCTCTAAAGCACTCATAAGAGCTTCAGCAGTAGAGATATCAGCATCTGACACTGCTTCAGCACAGGCATCGAGCAACTCTTTCAAATTCAAGCTAGGGGCCATGTCCAACACTCGGTTCCACCTTGTTATGGAAGACGGTTTTGAGACCATATCGTTCAAGGAGCAACTGCAGCTGTCGTCAGTATCAGATTCAGGCCCCAGTAATTTATTCTCCAGCTCCCGAAGCACATGTCTCAAGTCACCATCATCAATTCCTGAACACCCACTCAAAGGCGAACCACACGTGTTATCAGAGGAGTGATGCAGATCAGACATGTATGACTGTGAACATTGAGGAGAAAAGGGACTCCTGTTGGAAGAAACACTCAAGGCAGGAGGTGAATCGTTGACAACATAGTCGGTAGCTGGTGATGAGTCCAGAGTGAAGAATTGTTCGTCTTGTGCCTGAAAAGAGAATTGCATCCCTGAGCTACGACTATCCTTACAACTGTTCTTAAGAACATTGTAAGGGGCGTAATACTGCTCAACTTGCTGCATTTGCTGATTGTACAATCCGTGAACACTTCCAGACATTTGTGTTCTCTGAGATGCTTGCATCTCAAAATGACTATCGGAGTTTCAAGCAACCGTTGCAGACAAAAGCTATCTTAGATCTCAGCAAATCTCTCTCGACTAAAAGTAGTCATTCACAACATCTCAAGCAACAACAACTCTTTCAACATCGTGTCACAATGTAAACTCGAAAAGAAATTTGCAACTCTGATGATGCCTAATAGAACCTGCCAAGAACGAAAAATCACCATCAGTATGATTGTCACAAAAGCATAAAGAAGCTAATTTACAGAACAAAAGACAGCATATAATTTGATCAGTCAAAGCATACAACGATTAATACATGATGCTCCTTAATTAGCTAAACATAGATGGTTGTGATTCAACGGGTTAATTTTGCCATCGATAAACTGAAAAACCAACCATATACTAAAGAATTGACTAACTAGAGTTATAACCTAGCATTTACATCAATTTTTGAGAACTTAAGCAAACTACGAAAATGAAAAACCATAGAGACCTAAAACAAACACAAAAGAAAGTCAAAAATTACAATCAAAAGACAAACTTCT is a genomic window containing:
- the LOC107004425 gene encoding uncharacterized protein LOC107004425, which codes for MATEESKEWHVVKNWRNAQKEKERERRRIRDRLRRQTMSNEEREKHLARRRRNYQLRRQKVLNNSSSSICQNCDSTTSAGIRVMKFTLLLIRYFKILGSSLVVAGYSNEDENQATVPVSELGVQLSDVTFHPELYKSQEDASSTLHKGVEERSYKVQRIQNTMPLYQIRHLARLLNSFSSNNQEIGTKDNVNTESKFLTQTFFMSFFFFFDSLSFYRAEF
- the LOC107005119 gene encoding scarecrow-like protein 13, whose protein sequence is MQASQRTQMSGSVHGLYNQQMQQVEQYYAPYNVLKNSCKDSRSSGMQFSFQAQDEQFFTLDSSPATDYVVNDSPPALSVSSNRSPFSPQCSQSYMSDLHHSSDNTCGSPLSGCSGIDDGDLRHVLRELENKLLGPESDTDDSCSCSLNDMVSKPSSITRWNRVLDMAPSLNLKELLDACAEAVSDADISTAEALMSALEQRVSVSGEPMERLGAYVLEGIRARLLSSGSIIYKKLKCKEPTGSELLSYMQVIFNMCPYYKFAYMSANVIIREAMMNENRIHIIDFQIAQGSQWMFLLHDLAHRPGGPPFVRITGVDDEESAYARGGGLQLVGERLAEVAKSCGVPFEFHGAALSGCEVQLENLRVKHGEALAVNFPYMLHHMPDESVSTINHRDRLLRLVKSLSPKIVTLVEQESNTNTAPFLPRFRETLDYYTAMFESIDAARPRDDKERISAEEHCVARDVVNIIACEGADRVERHELFGKWRLRLMMAGFTQCQMSPSVGETIKHMLKEYNPNYRYAESEGALYLGWKNRALATSSAWR